The nucleotide sequence TCGAAGATGTAATCTCAACTATATGCGCTATCAGGGAGGTGCGCCCCCTGTCTATAAACACGTACGGCGTCCCCTTGAGTTGAGGTACGATGCTTTCCATCATCGCACAATAAAATCAAAATCTTATTCCCAGTAGGACAAATcaattcaacatttgacttcataGGTCTGTTTCTTTTTTCAGTTAGTTCCAATTTGGACAACCACGAGTTGATAATTTACATAATTTTGATTTGCACCATGCTTCATTTCTAGGATCTGCTCATGTGCACCTCCAGTCTGAATCAAAAGGTTGGAAAGAACAATCGTCTGTGTGTAAAACCCTCGTCCCGCTCTCTACCTATAGAGAGCTAATTGTAAGATGGCATGCAAGCAACTGAACCAGTGACCTCTAGGTCCAGCAGCCAACTCGGGCCGCTTGCTTGGCTGCTAACTTGCTCGGAAACGGCAAGGAAAATTGTGCCTAGTTGCCACACCATTGCACCACATCCGCGACAAAAAAAAACATAAAGTAAACAAAGCGGTGCAAACCGGAATTGTAGACCGGAAATGTAGTGTAAAGTGGTCAATTTCTAAAACATGTGCAAGTGTGTCCATTTGTGATGAACGGGTGCTCTAAACTAGAATTAGCTGCTTTTTTCATTTAGCTTTACATGTTTCATGTCAAAAAATCGACCAGAAGTTCATAACCATTGAATAGACATTACaatatatgaaaataaaagaatTAGAAGATTGATTACAAAATTTGAATGCTAGATAGTGGACAAAAATTGTCTGCAAGTTACAATTCTGGGCAACAAAAAAAGGAAGATTCTTCATAATTGGATTTAGTTGGACAAGAACAACGTAGATTAGTGGTTGGCAATCGCATGAACAAGCTAATCAAGAATTTAAGATGGAAAAATATTGGTCATGGACTGGTTATTATTAACAAAAGCAAAAATAAGATAACACAATAGTGTCCATGAATCAGGATGGTTACTGGAGAACTTGTAGTCTTAACTGTGCACATCAATAACTAGAATACTAGGCCCGTAAGAGTTTCTTTTTCCTGGTCTTTTTGAACTTTTTTTTACCGCAGTTGTAAAAGTGACACGTGTTTGAAAGAGTTTGTGGGCATTTTATCTCCTGTTGTGGTAGTTACCTATTTATGTGGTCTTGTCTATCATCAGTTTCCAGAGAGTTCTTGCCTTTTTTTTATCTGTCTCTGCGTTTTTCACGTTCGATTCACAGGGCAGTTGCCGGTTTAGGTGTGTTGGCCCCGTCCCACGCGTCGTTGCATCTTTTTTCTgctttttttttatgttttttgggTGTACAACAGGTCAATCTGGGTGTCACGCGTGTAGTCCTGAGGGTAAGGAGGGATCAGCAGATCGACACGTCAACTTATCTAGAGACGTCCCCTCCTCTGTATAAATGAGACACACGTCTCCTCTCATTGCCTCCGAGCAGTCGCTCGAGATCGAGTCAGCCAGCGCCCGCAGCAATTCCCCACGCCCCCTCCCCATGCCCTCCACCTCATCTCTTGACGCCGCCAGAGGGAGCTTCTCCCATGCCCTCCTCATCTCTTACCACCGGCTGGAGGGAGCTCCGCCGCTCTCCTTCAGTACACCGCTCCTCTTTCCCCAAGGCGACGAAAATCACAAAACGGGGGCACACCATATGGCCAGGGGCTCCTACATCGCTGCTTGGGTCATCGGTGGCGGTGCTGGCATTGAAGGATGGGGCGGCAATGCCATTGTAGTCTTGGAAAAgcagctcgggcagaggaagaggacgcGCCCGGCATAGGAGGAGGTTGGGCGGGAGACGATTGTTCTGCTGCAGGTACGTGAATAGGGTGTCCAGGTTGACACGCTGGCCTCCTCTAGCAGCCCCTCTGCCCCGCGCCAGCTCTTGCCCCTCGCTTGCCACCTCCTGCGACACTGGTGTTCAGCTCGCATGCGAGGTGTTCTAGCAATTGACCAAACCGAGCCAAGCCTAAGCATGAACGATGGTCACGTACTTTTCTTCGTCAAGTAGTCCAGTACTGCACCAGAAGCGACGTCGGCCGAACAGGCGGAGAGGAAGAGGCCACAGAAGGATTCTTGCATCCAAATGGTATGTTCATTTTTGCCAATTCATGATCCATCATTACCTGACTCACAATGTCCAGTGGACTCAGCTCACAGTGATTGATGATTGATCAATAGCAACACGATTTGATTCTCAATTTACAAGTTGATTTCACCGCTATGGATTGGATTAATCTGATTTTTGATATCTTGGTTTAGTGAGTTTCAGGTTCACGGTCTGGATGGTGGATTCGTTCTTCGATGGCCAGACCATCCATGTCAAGCAGCGGCATGagaagagctccggcgagctcaTCATGTGCCGGTGCATCTCACCTTCAAGCACATGCTGCAGACTCCGACTGGTGTGGCTCCGTTCCTTCCCAGTCCTATTTTTATTTACTCTCCCTTGGTTACTGTTTGCCTCAATCTTGATTTGTTTTGTTGGTTCATGTTGTTCATTAGTTCTTTCTTTGCTGGATGTTCGGCCCGCTGATGCTGCATGGAAGCATTCAAAGTGAAAAAAAATCTTCATATACCTTCCTGTAAGTGCATCTCCCCTTCTTAATTTGGGTTCTCTCGCTGTCCCGCTTACCTGTTCTGCTTCGCCCATCATTCAGAGTTAGGTTGGTTCATGAGATCAGATAATGTACTGCCATTTATTTTACCCAACTGCTACATTCAAGATCGAGGAGTACAAGTGTGTATTGATCTGAACACAAAGTGTTACAATAGCTTATCTCTGCAAGTGGATAAGGTGGTCATATATCAGCCTGCACTTTTGGACCAAAACACTTTTACATGGGCTTCTTCGGAGGAAAAGGAAACCCCACCTGAACTTTTAGCTTTTTTTATATGTGAGATCACTTGCTGAGTTTTCCCACATGATAGATTTTCTTATGAATTCATGGGATTTTAGATTTTAATCAGGTCATGCAGTTCTGAGTTTTAATTCATGTGCAATAGTCAAAATATTGCAGGCTTGAACTGAGTATTTACATTTCAGTTAAATTTTGTTCACCAATGTCAGCCAATGTGAGAGCAAAGTTTTCCTCCGATTATTCTAAATTATCCTTGGACTATTCTGAATCTGTAAATGGAAGTTGAATTCTGAATACATCTATGCCATCTATAAA is from Triticum aestivum cultivar Chinese Spring chromosome 1B, IWGSC CS RefSeq v2.1, whole genome shotgun sequence and encodes:
- the LOC123098107 gene encoding uncharacterized protein — protein: MVTYFSSSSSPVLHQKRRRPNRRRGRGHRRILASKWFTVWMVDSFFDGQTIHVKQRHEKSSGELIMCRCISPSSTCCRLRLFFLCWMFGPLMLHGSIQSEKKSSYTFLCGSIMPSLPSKVFNIKGEI